The Thalassoroseus pseudoceratinae genome has a segment encoding these proteins:
- a CDS encoding Calx-beta domain-containing protein, which translates to MRRFRWLNRIVSRAVDARPLERRVRRRRVGYERLIAAEVLEDRTLLAGFVDPNPSDGNRFGESVLVLSNGNVVVTAPGDDAGGTDAGAVYLFDGETGDVISTLLGADDFDRIGQVGGLGDPDVSLFEVGNSNFIILSPSVDRNGQINAGAVTFGDGETGVSGVVSPQNSLVGSAVGDNVGFDVFILSNGNYLVRSPFWDRGGIEDAGALTFGDGITGVAGIVTENNSLIGSTADDEVGFGSIIELPTTGNFVVQSTSWQNDQGDTVEAITFGDGDLGGTGSISSENSLVGTAANRLGDIITLANGNYLVEDAFWDNGSTNSVGAVTFGSGTTGVVGTVSAANSLIGNSENDFVGEKIFPLSNGNYVVVSDGWDSATHSSVGAVTFGGPNGVTGLVSQSNSFVGRDSVDLVGSGGIVELANGNYVIVSPSVDIGSDFGNGAVTFASGTSGIVGQVSETNSLIGGQSSDAIGSGGVMPLSNGNYVVASPDWNGERGAITLGDGTNGTEGVVSAANSLVGANEADRVGDGEILDLSNGNYIAASPNFQHDGALRAGAVTFGSASVPLKGVLDSTNSLVGSTLDDRVGENIFALSNGDYVVAVPTWDDSSTVDVGAVTVGDGANGTVGVISSSNSLVGSTAGDMVGQHIQPLSTGNFIALSPSWDSGSIADVGAVTFIDSNSPAIGPITVGNSLVGASANDRIGVGLDNIALLSNGNYLVLSPNWDNSGEADAGAVTFGSGTTGVSGVVGESNSLVGSTANDRVGLVNTNVVELTNGNFVLRTSRWDNAGIVDAGAVTFGSGTAGITGAISESNSLVGSSTRDELGKNIDSVVPLPDGNYVVRSSAWDNGNIADAGAATYGDGTMGVKGEITQFNSLVGSSPQDQVGEGVVSIGNGAYVVLSRGYDDGTNIDIGAATFGQAGVGVSGTIDAANSVFGEGTSRDLLVFVLDLPAPAPSASATASETSNNGSQKKFLVSFFDDDGTSFLREGSGTSGFTLARLNIGDAIAVVEGDSGMTEITFLVTLDQALDQDVFFDINAVAGTADASDFVNDVLFTVGDNGTIAAGSDERKITLQVRGDQITELDEEFFIVLSNFNFNSQNVTVAGFQGKGTIENDDASTFTITSETGNEDDGNLTFEISLDHPVDVETRVSYATDLTGQTASANDFTEVTDELIFSAGAVPKSITISPTADDLTELDETFLVRLSNLVANGRDVSIDVEPGVGTIKNDDAAQISINDVEVDEDAGNVKFIVSLGQDQAVDTDISVDFATASGSATAGDFTATNGTLDIPAGMTSGEIIIPIADDMTVEDDEEFVVNLSNLEAAERLVSISKSQGTATISDNDVTVLSITDRDVDEDQQTMTFQATLTKPLDVDLTFDAATEIGTAELEDFTPISDTFRIDAGQTSVDIVVSITQDSIVEQTEHFSLNLENVSASGRQVLLGNLQATGEIRDDDSARLSISDELEIEDEGTITFQVTLDNAVEGEVTVDFQTSSISASSNDYSSTSGQLTFEANETKKTIVVDVSADDLVEGNEQFEVILSNLQPQGLDVSLVGDRGVGTIRNDDEALLTIANESEAELAENMTFTVSLSNLIDQSVTVDYVTEAGTASEQDFVPVSGTLTIPANTQNMTFDVEILRDGIAEGDEQFAVQLSNMQAGGRNASIGDSRAIGTILDGGTDARVSISELSGSEDDGVMTWAVQIDQALDVDVNIDYQTSFDTANNNDFVSTSGTLTIVAGQTSADFQVSITDDSIVETTERYLVQLSNINVQNRRVVFEEDQAFGLIQDDDSATVRIGDSFEFENNGEITFTIEISEVSDADVTIDYSTVFDTASSSDIVAVADMATIPAGSLSTLISVTLVNDELLEADEQFYLQLANLQAGGRNIQLTDDRGTGTIRSEDSGLVGIADASTLEDAGPLVFVVTLDHASEEAINVGYQTELITADQNDASLLSGTLTIPAGQQSARITFDIANDSVVEADELVAVNLVSVSAHGGTVQIIDDRAVGTIRNDDSATLRILDGSGNEDEGAIEFTIELDEVVDHELTVNFATLAGTASENDFSPLTGTVTIPAGERDTAVRIASIADTTFELDEQFSLELSELQAAGRNVSISDSRGIGTIRNDDTVEVSVADVAQTERLPRLKFSVQINTPLEVDLVIPYATANQTAGANDFTPLSGTLTIPAGLTFAEVEVDVTSDEFIESDETFQFILDPNNNSSEQVIFVNAVATGTIIDDDIIDDDIIDDDITDIHDNNVEVRNSYLNPSVINGIFEVVLTGNFDQVGNGDDDLLFWDPDSGKTRLVFGTGEFQDNPIAPNSINGNDFFEAIVGDFDGSGGDDLFFWNPFTGKNRLFHTNSQNSRVSTTFETNIISPTEINGNDFQQFVVADFDGGGPEDLFFWSPLSGRNRLVHIDVVQAGLESRGGNVQNNIVNHTLLNGGDFETVHAGQFDGDGIFELLFFNLSTGRNRIITFDLVAAGVESVFSGQVTNNLDPRAFNGSIYEKIELADLNGDGIDDVFSWRPGPGDNRVGLVNLTPNSSGQIRTNFIPRNSINGEFSHLVRLTDQLFSSEFRDELFFWDPRTGNNRVSHL; encoded by the coding sequence TGACAGAATTGGGCAAGTCGGCGGTCTAGGTGATCCCGATGTTTCGTTGTTTGAAGTTGGCAACAGTAACTTTATCATTTTGAGCCCGTCAGTCGACAGAAACGGCCAGATCAATGCTGGTGCTGTTACTTTTGGGGATGGAGAAACGGGTGTATCTGGTGTTGTCAGTCCGCAGAACAGCTTGGTCGGTTCGGCCGTTGGCGACAATGTTGGGTTCGACGTGTTTATCCTTTCAAATGGCAACTATCTTGTTCGTAGTCCGTTCTGGGATCGCGGAGGGATCGAAGATGCTGGGGCCTTGACATTCGGCGACGGCATCACTGGTGTTGCAGGTATCGTGACTGAAAACAATAGCCTCATCGGCTCCACAGCGGACGATGAGGTTGGCTTTGGCAGCATCATCGAGTTACCGACCACTGGAAATTTTGTTGTACAATCGACCTCGTGGCAAAACGATCAAGGCGATACCGTCGAGGCGATCACCTTTGGCGACGGTGACCTTGGGGGCACTGGCAGCATTAGTAGCGAAAACAGTCTCGTTGGGACGGCGGCGAATCGCCTTGGCGACATCATCACACTCGCGAATGGAAACTATCTCGTCGAGGATGCCTTTTGGGATAATGGGTCAACCAACAGTGTGGGAGCAGTCACATTCGGCAGCGGAACCACGGGAGTAGTGGGCACAGTCAGTGCAGCCAATAGCCTGATTGGAAATTCAGAAAATGATTTTGTGGGTGAGAAGATTTTTCCGTTGTCCAACGGCAATTATGTTGTTGTTAGTGACGGATGGGATTCCGCAACGCATTCTTCGGTTGGTGCGGTGACATTTGGAGGCCCCAATGGGGTGACCGGACTGGTTTCGCAGAGCAATAGTTTCGTCGGACGGGACTCGGTTGACCTCGTTGGAAGCGGGGGTATTGTCGAATTAGCGAACGGAAACTATGTCATCGTCAGTCCTAGCGTGGACATTGGCTCTGACTTCGGTAATGGTGCAGTGACATTTGCTAGCGGAACTTCGGGAATTGTCGGGCAAGTTTCGGAAACAAACAGTTTAATCGGTGGGCAATCTAGCGATGCAATTGGTAGTGGCGGTGTGATGCCGTTGAGCAATGGCAACTATGTGGTTGCAAGCCCCGACTGGAATGGTGAACGCGGGGCAATCACGCTTGGTGATGGGACGAACGGAACTGAAGGAGTTGTATCAGCCGCGAATAGCCTTGTCGGTGCCAACGAAGCCGATCGCGTCGGGGACGGGGAGATTCTTGATCTCAGCAACGGCAATTACATTGCCGCCAGCCCCAATTTCCAGCATGACGGTGCACTTCGCGCGGGAGCGGTGACTTTCGGATCGGCTAGCGTCCCACTGAAAGGAGTTCTTGATTCCACCAATAGCCTCGTCGGCTCGACATTGGATGACCGCGTTGGTGAGAACATCTTCGCACTGAGTAACGGAGACTATGTGGTTGCCGTGCCGACTTGGGACGACAGTTCAACCGTGGATGTGGGCGCGGTCACAGTCGGTGATGGGGCGAACGGTACCGTAGGTGTCATTTCGAGTTCGAACAGTCTCGTTGGCTCCACGGCCGGCGACATGGTGGGCCAGCACATTCAACCATTGTCGACTGGGAATTTTATTGCGCTCAGTCCCAGTTGGGATAGCGGTTCAATCGCTGATGTCGGCGCAGTGACCTTTATCGATAGCAATTCCCCAGCGATCGGACCAATTACCGTCGGCAATAGTCTCGTTGGGGCGTCGGCCAATGACCGCATCGGGGTTGGACTGGATAACATCGCCTTGCTATCCAACGGCAACTATTTGGTCCTTAGCCCGAATTGGGATAATTCCGGTGAGGCAGACGCTGGCGCGGTGACGTTCGGAAGTGGTACCACGGGAGTCTCTGGCGTTGTGGGTGAGTCGAACAGCCTGGTGGGATCCACGGCCAACGACCGAGTGGGTTTGGTAAATACGAATGTTGTCGAGCTGACGAACGGAAACTTTGTGCTTCGTACTTCACGCTGGGACAATGCAGGAATTGTTGACGCCGGTGCGGTGACATTCGGTAGCGGAACAGCAGGAATCACAGGAGCGATCAGCGAAAGCAATAGTCTCGTCGGAAGCTCAACCCGGGATGAACTTGGTAAGAACATTGATAGCGTCGTTCCACTGCCTGATGGGAATTATGTCGTTCGTTCATCGGCTTGGGATAACGGCAATATTGCGGATGCGGGTGCCGCAACCTACGGAGATGGCACAATGGGCGTAAAAGGCGAGATTACGCAATTCAACAGTCTGGTAGGATCGTCGCCCCAAGATCAAGTCGGCGAAGGAGTGGTTTCCATCGGCAACGGAGCCTACGTCGTACTGAGTCGTGGCTACGATGACGGTACCAACATCGATATCGGCGCCGCGACATTCGGCCAGGCCGGTGTGGGAGTTTCGGGAACAATTGACGCCGCGAATAGTGTATTCGGTGAAGGCACGTCGCGCGATTTGTTAGTTTTCGTCTTGGATCTTCCGGCGCCTGCTCCCTCCGCGAGCGCAACCGCTTCGGAGACCTCCAACAATGGCTCGCAAAAAAAGTTCCTGGTTTCCTTTTTCGATGACGATGGTACGAGTTTTCTCCGAGAGGGTTCGGGGACCAGCGGTTTCACACTCGCACGGTTGAATATCGGTGATGCGATCGCTGTCGTTGAAGGCGATTCGGGCATGACGGAAATTACGTTCCTGGTAACCCTCGACCAAGCACTTGATCAGGACGTGTTCTTTGACATTAATGCCGTTGCCGGCACCGCCGATGCTTCGGACTTTGTGAATGATGTCCTCTTCACGGTGGGGGACAATGGCACTATTGCCGCCGGTAGTGACGAACGCAAAATCACCTTGCAAGTGCGCGGTGATCAAATTACGGAACTCGACGAAGAGTTCTTCATTGTATTGTCGAACTTCAACTTCAATTCTCAAAACGTCACGGTGGCTGGTTTCCAAGGTAAGGGGACCATTGAGAATGACGATGCTTCAACGTTCACAATTACTAGTGAAACGGGCAATGAAGACGATGGCAACCTCACATTCGAAATCTCGCTTGATCATCCGGTCGATGTCGAGACACGCGTTAGCTACGCAACCGATTTAACAGGGCAAACTGCTTCGGCGAATGATTTCACGGAAGTCACAGACGAATTGATTTTTTCTGCTGGTGCGGTCCCAAAGTCGATCACGATCTCACCGACTGCCGACGACCTCACTGAACTGGATGAGACGTTCTTGGTGAGATTGTCGAACCTGGTTGCCAACGGCCGCGATGTCTCGATTGATGTGGAGCCGGGAGTTGGCACAATTAAGAACGATGATGCCGCACAGATCTCAATCAATGATGTTGAAGTGGATGAAGATGCAGGCAACGTGAAATTCATTGTGTCGCTGGGCCAAGACCAAGCCGTCGACACTGATATCTCAGTCGACTTCGCCACAGCAAGCGGTTCCGCAACTGCGGGCGATTTCACCGCAACGAATGGGACGCTAGACATCCCGGCTGGAATGACATCCGGTGAGATTATCATTCCGATTGCCGACGATATGACGGTTGAGGACGACGAAGAATTTGTCGTAAACCTCTCCAATTTAGAAGCCGCTGAGCGTTTGGTCTCGATCAGTAAGTCGCAAGGCACCGCAACAATCAGCGATAACGACGTAACAGTGTTATCAATTACCGATCGAGATGTCGACGAAGATCAACAAACAATGACTTTTCAAGCCACACTCACGAAACCGCTCGATGTTGATTTAACCTTCGATGCTGCCACTGAGATTGGTACTGCTGAGCTGGAGGACTTCACACCAATCAGCGACACATTCAGAATCGACGCTGGTCAAACGTCGGTGGACATCGTCGTGAGTATCACACAAGATTCAATCGTTGAGCAAACGGAACATTTCTCGCTCAACCTTGAAAACGTGAGTGCTTCCGGTCGGCAGGTTTTGCTTGGAAATCTCCAAGCGACTGGTGAGATACGCGACGATGACTCGGCACGACTTTCGATTAGCGATGAACTCGAAATTGAAGACGAGGGGACAATTACTTTTCAAGTTACGCTGGACAATGCCGTTGAAGGGGAAGTCACTGTGGACTTTCAGACGAGTTCAATTTCAGCAAGTTCAAACGACTACAGTAGCACGAGTGGCCAACTGACATTCGAGGCGAACGAGACCAAGAAGACAATCGTCGTCGATGTGAGTGCCGATGACTTGGTTGAAGGGAATGAGCAGTTCGAAGTAATCCTTAGCAACTTGCAGCCCCAAGGCCTTGATGTCAGCCTTGTCGGCGACCGCGGTGTTGGGACCATTCGAAACGATGACGAGGCCTTGCTGACTATTGCGAATGAAAGCGAGGCAGAGCTAGCCGAAAACATGACCTTCACGGTCTCACTTTCGAATCTAATTGATCAAAGTGTGACCGTTGACTACGTGACAGAGGCTGGAACGGCGAGTGAGCAAGATTTTGTTCCGGTCAGTGGAACCTTGACGATCCCTGCGAATACTCAGAACATGACATTTGATGTTGAAATCCTTCGAGATGGGATCGCTGAAGGAGACGAGCAGTTTGCGGTCCAACTTTCTAATATGCAAGCTGGCGGTCGAAATGCATCCATTGGCGATTCCCGTGCGATCGGGACAATCCTTGATGGCGGCACTGACGCACGTGTGTCGATTAGCGAATTGTCGGGCAGTGAAGACGACGGCGTGATGACATGGGCTGTGCAAATCGATCAGGCACTCGACGTTGATGTAAACATCGATTATCAGACGAGCTTCGACACCGCTAACAACAACGATTTCGTCTCTACGAGCGGGACACTCACAATTGTCGCGGGGCAAACATCCGCCGACTTCCAGGTAAGTATTACGGACGACTCCATTGTTGAAACAACCGAACGTTACCTCGTTCAGTTAAGCAACATCAATGTGCAAAATCGTCGTGTAGTCTTCGAAGAAGATCAAGCGTTCGGCTTGATTCAAGACGACGATTCGGCAACCGTACGAATTGGAGACTCTTTCGAGTTCGAGAACAATGGTGAAATCACGTTTACGATCGAAATTAGCGAGGTCTCAGATGCCGATGTCACGATTGACTATTCCACTGTCTTCGACACGGCCTCGAGCTCTGACATCGTAGCCGTCGCGGACATGGCTACAATCCCTGCTGGAAGCCTCTCCACACTGATCTCGGTCACGCTTGTCAATGACGAACTACTCGAGGCCGACGAGCAGTTTTACTTGCAGTTGGCAAATCTGCAAGCCGGTGGTCGCAACATTCAATTAACGGACGACCGCGGCACTGGGACGATTCGTTCCGAGGACTCGGGGCTAGTCGGTATTGCCGACGCGTCGACTTTGGAAGACGCCGGCCCGCTCGTATTTGTCGTTACACTTGATCATGCCAGCGAAGAAGCAATCAACGTTGGCTACCAAACCGAATTGATAACCGCGGATCAGAACGATGCTAGTTTGCTCTCAGGAACACTCACGATCCCAGCAGGTCAACAATCGGCACGGATCACTTTCGATATCGCAAATGATTCTGTCGTTGAAGCTGATGAGTTAGTCGCCGTCAATCTCGTTAGTGTTTCAGCACACGGTGGAACGGTTCAGATTATCGACGATCGCGCGGTTGGCACAATTCGCAATGATGACTCCGCTACTCTTCGGATTCTGGACGGCAGCGGTAACGAAGATGAAGGGGCGATCGAATTTACTATTGAACTCGATGAGGTTGTCGACCATGAGTTAACCGTCAATTTTGCAACCCTGGCCGGAACAGCATCGGAGAATGACTTCAGTCCATTAACAGGGACTGTGACAATCCCCGCCGGAGAACGCGATACTGCGGTCCGCATTGCATCGATTGCAGATACGACATTTGAACTCGACGAACAATTTTCCTTAGAGCTGTCTGAGCTTCAAGCCGCGGGTCGCAACGTTTCAATCTCAGATTCACGCGGGATTGGTACGATCCGCAATGATGATACTGTTGAGGTGTCAGTAGCTGATGTCGCCCAAACCGAGCGATTGCCACGTCTTAAATTCTCTGTCCAGATCAACACTCCTCTTGAGGTTGACCTTGTGATCCCGTACGCAACGGCCAACCAAACTGCGGGGGCTAACGACTTCACACCGCTCTCCGGCACATTGACGATCCCGGCAGGGCTCACTTTTGCGGAGGTGGAAGTCGACGTCACATCCGATGAGTTCATCGAGTCAGACGAAACATTCCAATTCATTCTCGACCCGAACAACAACTCATCCGAACAGGTCATCTTCGTAAATGCGGTTGCAACTGGCACAATCATTGACGATGACATCATTGACGATGACATCATTGACGATGACATCACTGACATTCACGATAACAATGTGGAAGTTCGCAATAGCTACTTGAATCCTTCCGTGATCAACGGAATCTTCGAAGTTGTCCTGACTGGAAACTTTGATCAAGTGGGTAACGGAGACGACGACTTACTCTTCTGGGATCCTGATTCCGGTAAAACGCGATTGGTCTTTGGTACGGGAGAGTTTCAAGACAATCCGATCGCACCGAATTCCATCAACGGCAACGATTTCTTCGAGGCAATTGTCGGGGACTTTGACGGGAGTGGCGGGGACGATTTGTTTTTCTGGAACCCGTTTACTGGCAAGAATCGCCTCTTTCACACGAATTCCCAGAATTCGCGTGTCTCCACAACTTTTGAGACTAATATCATCTCACCAACGGAAATCAATGGTAACGACTTTCAGCAATTCGTTGTCGCCGACTTTGACGGAGGCGGTCCAGAAGACTTGTTTTTCTGGAGTCCTCTAAGTGGTAGGAACCGGCTTGTGCACATTGATGTGGTCCAAGCTGGCTTAGAAAGTCGGGGAGGCAATGTCCAGAACAACATTGTCAATCACACGTTGCTCAATGGTGGAGATTTTGAAACCGTGCACGCTGGGCAATTTGATGGAGACGGTATTTTTGAGTTGTTGTTCTTCAACCTTAGCACGGGAAGAAATCGGATCATTACATTTGACTTGGTGGCTGCCGGCGTAGAATCAGTGTTTTCTGGCCAAGTCACCAACAATTTAGATCCCAGAGCATTCAATGGTTCGATCTACGAAAAAATTGAACTTGCCGACCTTAATGGTGATGGGATTGATGACGTATTCTCGTGGCGTCCAGGTCCCGGAGACAATCGAGTGGGATTGGTGAATCTCACACCGAACTCATCCGGGCAAATTCGAACCAATTTCATCCCGCGGAATAGTATCAACGGCGAATTTTCGCATCTTGTCCGTCTAACAGACCAACTCTTTAGCTCCGAATTCCGTGACGAGTTGTTTTTCTGGGACCCACGAACGGGCAACAATCGTGTCAGTCATCTCTAA